One part of the Truepera radiovictrix DSM 17093 genome encodes these proteins:
- a CDS encoding NAD-dependent protein deacetylase, whose amino-acid sequence MSRNALSASAARPAASLGGPALTAALPELAAQLAGRRTLVLSGAGISTDSGIPDYRSPERLAKPRHPMRYQQFVASEGARQRYWARSAVGWPRVAAAQPNAAHRALARLEARGVMGVITQNVDGLHQAAGSRRVLELHGSLAAVRCLTCRRVSSRRQLQTRLLALNPELALAARAASASAPDGDAEIPEALWACVRVPACTHCGGVLKPDVVFFGENVPAPRVARAYAMLERAEALLVVGSSLTVFSGYRFVVRAVQTGRPVYILNRGPTRGDDAAALKLEAPLGEALPKLAALLAA is encoded by the coding sequence ATGTCCCGCAACGCCCTTTCCGCGTCTGCGGCGCGTCCCGCAGCGTCCCTCGGTGGCCCCGCTCTTACCGCCGCGCTCCCGGAGCTCGCCGCGCAGCTCGCCGGGCGGCGGACGCTCGTCTTAAGCGGCGCGGGGATCAGCACCGACTCGGGCATCCCCGACTACCGCAGCCCCGAGCGTTTGGCGAAACCGCGCCATCCGATGCGGTATCAGCAGTTCGTGGCCTCCGAAGGGGCGCGGCAGCGCTACTGGGCGCGTTCGGCGGTCGGGTGGCCGCGCGTCGCCGCGGCGCAGCCCAACGCGGCGCACCGCGCCCTCGCGCGCCTCGAGGCGCGCGGCGTCATGGGCGTGATCACGCAGAACGTCGACGGTCTGCACCAAGCGGCGGGGAGCCGGCGGGTGCTCGAGCTCCACGGCAGCCTCGCGGCGGTGCGCTGTCTCACGTGCCGCAGGGTGTCGTCGCGGCGGCAGCTGCAGACGCGCCTGCTCGCACTCAACCCAGAGCTAGCGCTGGCCGCTCGCGCTGCGTCCGCGAGTGCCCCCGATGGCGACGCCGAGATCCCCGAGGCGCTCTGGGCTTGCGTGCGGGTGCCCGCCTGTACGCACTGCGGCGGGGTGCTCAAACCCGACGTGGTCTTTTTCGGGGAGAACGTCCCGGCGCCGCGGGTGGCGCGGGCGTACGCGATGCTAGAGCGCGCCGAGGCGCTGCTCGTCGTCGGGTCGTCGTTAACCGTCTTTTCGGGCTACCGCTTCGTGGTGCGCGCGGTGCAGACGGGGCGGCCGGTGTACATCCTCAACCGCGGCCCGACGCGGGGCGACGATGCTGCGGCCCTCAAGCTCGAGGCGCCCCTCGGTGAGGCGCTCCCCAAGCTCGCCGCGCTGCTCGCCGCCTAG
- a CDS encoding putative bifunctional diguanylate cyclase/phosphodiesterase, with protein MLKNLRLSLPPGEGAPAPKGWRLGLLLALPVPAFALLIGLALEHPSGQATPFDLAVYPALAALLLALDVLLYLRVWSFERVFRVTMGAASAFFIGKLVYILYFLPPTADFFRELSESFFWVPAIYVLSSLLPRIRGGRAVALTCLSSMVAISLVYAVPNLLAGENYGEVYALSQLVLANVTFYVLTQLFSLYMERFIRSQTHAQTMERLAYTDLLTGLPNRLALENELKRLLFADDPLEPHPLPDKLALLFIDIDGFKLVNDTMGHEAGDTLLVLIAQRLRTYSRQGDLLARMSGDEYVLVLHNVRCGDEAVRVAEALKLALDEPFFIEGQVVSVSASIGVSVYPEDALDPAGLLRHADSAMYHVKHAGKNGVKRYHASVDAALEEHKRLERDLRGALGRGELHLCYQPMFHLGSGQLLKAEALLRWRHPTRGWISPAEFVPLAEANGFILTLGEWVLQAAMAQARAWQGGQWPVRLSINVSPLQFAQPNFKETVLAALRDAQFAPQLLELELTESIVMRNPEIVRRNLQELRNEGITVAIDDFGTGYSSLSYLRDFDINTIKIDRSFVRDLSTPRHAPQYALALVEAIVKLAGSLDVELVAEGIESREQFELVRSLGCDVGQGYFFARPLSASEFARLLGREPRQPVTFERVREVLS; from the coding sequence ATGCTCAAGAACCTTCGCCTCTCCCTACCGCCCGGTGAGGGCGCCCCCGCCCCCAAGGGTTGGCGCCTCGGGCTCCTGCTCGCTTTGCCGGTGCCCGCGTTTGCGCTCCTGATCGGGCTCGCCCTCGAGCACCCGAGCGGCCAAGCGACCCCTTTTGACCTCGCCGTCTACCCCGCGCTCGCGGCGCTCTTGCTGGCGCTCGACGTGCTCCTCTACCTGCGGGTCTGGAGCTTCGAGCGCGTGTTTCGCGTCACCATGGGCGCCGCGAGCGCCTTTTTCATCGGCAAGCTCGTCTACATCCTCTACTTCCTCCCCCCCACGGCCGACTTTTTCCGCGAGCTGAGCGAGTCGTTTTTCTGGGTGCCGGCGATCTACGTGCTCTCGTCGCTCCTCCCGCGCATCCGCGGCGGACGGGCGGTGGCGCTGACCTGCCTGTCGAGCATGGTCGCGATTAGCCTCGTGTATGCAGTCCCCAACCTTTTAGCGGGCGAGAACTACGGCGAAGTCTACGCGCTGTCGCAGCTCGTCTTGGCCAACGTCACCTTCTACGTGCTGACGCAGCTCTTTAGCCTCTACATGGAGCGCTTTATCCGCTCGCAGACGCACGCGCAGACCATGGAGCGGCTCGCCTACACCGACCTCCTCACGGGCCTACCCAACCGCCTGGCGCTCGAAAACGAACTCAAACGCCTCCTCTTCGCCGACGACCCCCTCGAGCCGCACCCGCTACCCGACAAGCTGGCACTCCTCTTTATCGACATCGACGGCTTTAAACTCGTCAACGACACCATGGGCCACGAGGCGGGCGACACGCTCTTGGTGCTCATCGCGCAGCGCCTGCGCACCTATAGCCGCCAGGGCGACCTCTTGGCCCGCATGAGCGGCGACGAGTACGTCCTCGTGCTGCACAACGTGCGCTGCGGCGACGAAGCGGTGCGCGTCGCCGAAGCGCTCAAGCTCGCCCTCGACGAGCCCTTTTTCATCGAAGGGCAGGTCGTGAGCGTGAGCGCGAGCATCGGGGTGAGCGTCTACCCCGAGGACGCGCTCGACCCCGCGGGGCTTTTGCGCCACGCCGACAGCGCCATGTACCACGTCAAACACGCGGGCAAAAACGGCGTCAAGCGCTACCACGCGAGCGTCGACGCCGCTTTGGAGGAGCATAAACGCCTCGAGCGCGACCTGCGCGGCGCGCTCGGGCGGGGGGAGCTGCACCTCTGCTACCAACCGATGTTTCACCTGGGGAGCGGTCAGCTGCTTAAAGCCGAGGCGCTGCTGCGCTGGCGCCACCCGACGCGCGGTTGGATCTCGCCCGCCGAGTTCGTCCCGCTGGCTGAAGCCAACGGCTTTATCCTCACCCTCGGGGAGTGGGTGTTGCAGGCGGCGATGGCGCAGGCGCGAGCGTGGCAGGGCGGCCAGTGGCCGGTGCGGCTCAGCATCAACGTCTCCCCTCTCCAGTTCGCCCAACCCAACTTTAAAGAGACGGTCTTGGCCGCCCTTCGTGACGCCCAGTTCGCACCGCAGCTGCTCGAGCTCGAGCTCACCGAGTCGATCGTCATGCGCAACCCCGAGATCGTGCGGCGCAACCTCCAGGAGCTGCGCAACGAGGGGATCACCGTCGCCATCGACGACTTCGGGACCGGTTACTCGTCGCTGTCGTACCTGCGCGACTTCGACATCAACACCATCAAGATCGACCGCTCGTTTGTCCGCGACCTGAGCACCCCGCGCCACGCGCCGCAGTACGCCCTGGCGCTCGTCGAGGCCATCGTCAAGCTCGCCGGCAGCCTCGACGTCGAGCTCGTCGCCGAGGGCATCGAGAGCCGCGAGCAGTTCGAGCTGGTCCGCTCGCTAGGGTGCGACGTCGGGCAGGGCTACTTTTTCGCCCGCCCCTTGAGCGCCAGCGAGTTTGCGCGCCTGCTCGGGCGCGAGCCGCGTCAGCCCGTCACCTTCGAGCGGGTGCGCGAAGTGCTGAGCTAG
- a CDS encoding tetratricopeptide repeat protein, producing MRRSRYRWLSLLLFALAVSAHAQSADGDRLFAAGDYAAAAAAYLAAAEADPEDAAALYHAARARTYQARETAGEAAVALYEEAVAHARRATELAPDDPEAHFALARAWGRLAQYRGVLESLNLATLIKRELDRTLELDPDHDGALHALALWHTNVPWVFGGRTEQVRPLFERAIAINPTVLHHLEYGETLLALGDPEAARRQLELALELPAPTAADRAEQARARELLASRF from the coding sequence ATGAGACGTTCGCGATACCGCTGGTTGAGCTTGTTGCTGTTCGCTCTCGCCGTGAGCGCGCACGCCCAGAGCGCCGACGGCGACCGTCTGTTCGCCGCAGGCGACTACGCGGCGGCGGCCGCGGCCTACCTCGCCGCCGCCGAAGCCGACCCCGAGGACGCGGCGGCCCTCTACCACGCCGCGCGCGCCCGCACCTATCAGGCGCGCGAGACGGCAGGGGAGGCGGCGGTCGCCCTCTACGAGGAGGCGGTAGCGCACGCGCGGCGCGCGACCGAGCTCGCCCCCGACGACCCCGAAGCCCACTTCGCGCTCGCGCGCGCGTGGGGGCGCCTGGCGCAGTACCGCGGCGTGTTGGAGTCGCTCAACTTAGCGACGCTGATTAAGCGCGAGCTCGACCGGACGCTCGAGCTCGACCCGGACCACGACGGCGCCCTGCACGCGCTCGCACTGTGGCACACAAACGTCCCGTGGGTGTTCGGCGGCCGCACGGAGCAGGTCCGGCCCCTTTTTGAGCGCGCCATTGCGATAAACCCCACCGTGCTCCATCACCTCGAGTACGGCGAGACGCTCCTGGCGCTCGGCGACCCCGAAGCGGCGCGGCGACAGCTCGAGTTGGCCCTCGAGCTGCCCGCCCCGACCGCCGCGGATAGGGCCGAACAGGCGCGCGCCCGCGAGCTTCTCGCGTCGCGCTTTTGA
- a CDS encoding carboxymuconolactone decarboxylase family protein — protein MTGADRGDQPGAASVRQRLWGAQRAAIEGALHTLDPDLAALITDVVYETVLARPGLDLKTRELLAVTALIGVGGERELKTHLRGALRCGATVGELKEVIIQAAMFVGFPKALAAMRALRGLEPPPAPDAAEVG, from the coding sequence ATGACCGGCGCCGACCGGGGCGACCAACCTGGCGCCGCCAGCGTCCGTCAGCGGCTCTGGGGGGCGCAGCGCGCGGCGATCGAGGGCGCCCTCCACACCCTCGACCCCGACCTCGCCGCGCTCATCACCGACGTCGTCTACGAGACCGTCTTGGCGCGCCCCGGGCTCGACCTCAAAACGCGCGAGCTGCTCGCCGTCACCGCCCTGATCGGCGTCGGGGGCGAGCGGGAGCTCAAGACGCACCTGCGCGGCGCGCTGCGCTGCGGCGCCACCGTCGGCGAGCTCAAAGAGGTGATCATCCAGGCGGCGATGTTCGTGGGCTTTCCCAAAGCGCTCGCCGCCATGCGGGCGCTAAGGGGGCTCGAGCCCCCCCCGGCGCCGGACGCCGCCGAGGTCGGCTGA